GCCttcccctcttctccctcctACCCCACCCTGGGCAGCCCCCAGACTTAGCTCTCCTCCATCGGGGACATTTCTCAGTTGGGGTCCCCTCCCTGAGGTGGGGTGGTGGGCATGTTGAAAGGGGCTATGGACGTACCGTACAGGGAGGCCCTGACTCCCTCCTTTGTGGCCAGGATGCTGGTGTGCAGAACCAAGGCAAACCTTTGGTAGTCCGTCTTCACCACCCTCATCTCATATCTCTTCAGCCCTAATCCTGTGGAGGGTTTAGCAGTCAGATTTGAACCTTCCAGAGCCTTCCAGAACCTTCTGAAAGCTTCCATAAGAAGGCCATGGCACCTTCTGGCCTTTCTCCAGAGCGAAGGGGACTATGAATGGCCCCATCTCCGGGCTTGGAGGTGTGTGTCAGGCTGGGGGCTGCAGCACCTCACCTCTGAAGCTGTCCAGGGTGAACTGGCCGGGCTTGTCCTGCTGGACAAGGTTTCTGATCCAGTGGTCACAGCTGTTGTTCCTTCGAGGACACAGGTGGGGAGAGGAAGGGGCTTGTGGGAGAGAGCTGTGCCGAGGGCGTGAAGGCTGGACCCccacatgtgtgtgcacacacagacacacacacttgtTGCTCACACATGTGCATATGTCCACAATTCATACATCCATGGACACACTgaaatatatgcacacacatgctcacagtGCACCGCACTCACGTACGTGCACACAtgtgcatacatgcacacactcaaACACGCGTATATGTGTACactgcacacacatgcatacacaccacCCTTAGGCCCCGAGCATGGAGACAGCCACACTGGTCGGTGGATCTGCCCCTGTGGGAGAGGCAGGGTGCGGCCTCTGTGCTCGGGGCAGCAGGCGCCCAGCAGGAGGCCCTCGAGGCCTCACCTTTTCAGGAATGAGGACACTCTGAAGCTGTGATTTTTCAGCAGCTCAAAGGTGTTCACGTAATAGCTGATGGGCTCTCTCTGCTTGGAGCTGTTCTCCGTCTCAGCCAGCACATACCAACGCCCCTGGAACTACAGAATGGCAATGCTGGAGCCGTCTGGACCCGGGGGGCCCCTCCCCAGCACTCAGGCTGGGAGGGGCTGAGTGTGAGCTCCTCTGCTGCACCCGCCTGGGCAGGGTCGAGGCATGAGGCCCCAGGGCGCCCTGTCTGACAGGCCCCAGCCCAGGCCAGGCTTGCCTCCTGCGTGAGCGGACAGTAGCCCTCGAGTTGGCCCCAGGCCTCACCTGCTCCTCCTGGAAGTCCAGCTGTACAGGGACCCTGagcagagcaggggcggggaCCAGGACCAGGGTGGGGTGCTGGGCCCAGGTCTGCAGGGCCCCCAGCAGGGTGAGACCCAGCCACAGGGGACCCAGGGGCATGGCTGGGCTGGACTGCTCTCAGCCCAGCAGGAGGTGACTGGGGCAGGCCTTTCAGAGGCCCTATTTATGGCCCCATCCCTGGCCAAAGGCTCTGGGGGTGGCTAGTTCATCTTCTGCCAGGTGATGAGGCAATCGCCGGCCACGAAGGGACCTGAGGAGGCTTTGCCCTTTTGCAGGGGAGATGGGGTGCCGGGGGTGCCAGGGGTGCCAGGGGAGGGCGGGGGTAGATCTCACCTGGGACCCCATCCAGCACACGTCAGGGGGTGGGTCTTCCTGCGCACCTACCTGCCTGGGGTCTCCAGGGTAGGGGGGAGGAAATAAAGGTGGGAGAGAGCTGCTGGGACCACCAGCTCCCAGGGAGGTCCTCAGGCCTCGCCCTCTGAATTCCCACATGTGCCCACTCCACCCGTCCCTATGCCTCCCCCCACGTCAGGTCTGGGTGGGATTGGAGCAGGCCCCCAGTGAAGATCCACTGCAGGGCCAGCTCAGCAGGACCCTGGAATCTGCCCCCGCCTGTCCCTCGTGCGGGTAGGCACAGCCTCTTGCCACTGCCCCCAGCCTGGCCTGGGAGACACAGAGCAGATTCCTGTCCCCAGGCAGGCAGGGGTGGGGTAGGGGAGGGGACGTGCTCACAGGATGGAAGGGACAGAGTGTGCAGGAAGCCCAAGGGCACAGGCTCCCCCGCTTTCCCTCTCCCTGACCCCCATCCCCCTACAGGCCTTTCCCCTCTGGGCACCTGCAGGAGCTCTCGGCCCTGTGTCCAGGAGGGGCCGAGCAGAGGGGAATTGACCACTGTGCGGAGGACACAGACACCCCCTGGGCCGCGGCAGGGCCAGCGCTCTGAGAACTGGGCCGAGCTCCAGGTGGCTCTGGGCAGGAAACTCCATGCTGGCTGGGCCTCCCTGGAAGAGGGCCAGCTGCTCAGGGTGGTGAGAGGGGGCATGGTTATTGTTCTTGCCTTCTCTTCCTGAAGCCGTCCTCTGCCCCGC
This DNA window, taken from Loxodonta africana isolate mLoxAfr1 chromosome 9, mLoxAfr1.hap2, whole genome shotgun sequence, encodes the following:
- the LOC135232375 gene encoding neutrophil gelatinase-associated lipocalin-like isoform X2 — its product is MPLGPLWLGLTLLGALQTWAQHPTLVLVPAPALLRVPVQLDFQEEQFQGRWYVLAETENSSKQREPISYYVNTFELLKNHSFRVSSFLKRNNSCDHWIRNLVQQDKPGQFTLDSFRGLGLKRYEMRVVKTDYQRFALVLHTSILATKEGVRASLYARDSQLDPELRGKFLNFIKSLGLTDRHVAFITHDKASTNCLD
- the LOC135232375 gene encoding neutrophil gelatinase-associated lipocalin-like isoform X3 yields the protein MWEFRGRGLRTSLGAGGPSSSLPPLFPPPYPGDPRQVGAQEDPPPDVCWMGSQFQGRWYVLAETENSSKQREPISYYVNTFELLKNHSFRVSSFLKRNNSCDHWIRNLVQQDKPGQFTLDSFRGLGLKRYEMRVVKTDYQRFALVLHTSILATKEGVRASLYEASTNCLD
- the LOC135232375 gene encoding neutrophil gelatinase-associated lipocalin-like isoform X1, producing MWEFRGRGLRTSLGAGGPSSSLPPLFPPPYPGDPRQVGAQEDPPPDVCWMGSQFQGRWYVLAETENSSKQREPISYYVNTFELLKNHSFRVSSFLKRNNSCDHWIRNLVQQDKPGQFTLDSFRGLGLKRYEMRVVKTDYQRFALVLHTSILATKEGVRASLYARDSQLDPELRGKFLNFIKSLGLTDRHVAFITHDKASTNCLD